A window of Sphingobacterium sp. SRCM116780 contains these coding sequences:
- a CDS encoding LytR/AlgR family response regulator transcription factor, whose translation MITIAIIEDEPAVRKEISYLVQQEVGTELVGWSDNVQNALELINEKKPDLLLMDIQLRDGTAFDILKKLSSIPENIIFITAHNQFAVRCIKYGALDYLLKPIDQSELKEALERYRRRRDNNPQWMQQLSLVQQSLEKGDELPESIALASLNNVRIIAVQDIVYCKGDGPYTFFYLNNGEKELVSKPLKYYEELLKAPCFLRTHQSYLVNRKYVSGVIHSEYIVLVNKEEIPISSRRKSFILNQLLP comes from the coding sequence ATGATAACCATAGCCATTATTGAAGATGAACCTGCAGTACGTAAGGAAATCAGTTACCTTGTGCAACAGGAAGTTGGAACAGAACTTGTCGGTTGGAGTGATAATGTACAAAATGCTTTGGAATTAATAAATGAAAAGAAGCCGGATCTACTCTTAATGGATATTCAATTGCGGGATGGAACAGCTTTCGATATCTTAAAAAAACTTAGTTCTATCCCGGAGAATATTATATTTATCACAGCACATAATCAGTTTGCTGTCAGATGTATCAAGTACGGAGCGCTTGATTATTTATTAAAACCTATTGATCAAAGTGAGCTGAAAGAAGCATTGGAACGTTATCGACGACGACGTGATAATAATCCACAATGGATGCAACAACTCTCGTTGGTACAGCAATCGCTAGAGAAAGGGGACGAGCTACCAGAAAGTATTGCACTCGCTTCATTGAATAATGTGCGTATTATTGCTGTGCAAGATATTGTGTATTGCAAAGGTGACGGACCTTATACCTTTTTCTATCTCAACAATGGAGAAAAAGAACTCGTTTCTAAACCGCTTAAGTATTATGAAGAATTGCTGAAGGCACCCTGTTTTCTAAGAACGCACCAGTCATATCTAGTCAATCGCAAATATGTTTCAGGAGTTATCCATTCTGAGTACATTGTACTTGTAAATAAGGAAGAAATTCCGATATCATCCCGCCGGAAAAGCTTTATTCTTAACCAACTTCTTCCATAA
- a CDS encoding GNAT family N-acetyltransferase, with protein sequence MEETNGITIRTDICPGDLGTIIYLHGILYKDEYNYGISFESIVATGLSEFYNSYNPEKERIWIIEDNSKIVGCLLLKNRGETAQLRYFVLAPEYRGLGLGNRLMQKFMEFAKDCQYKDAYLWTTNDLDTAHRLYKKYGITLTEEKPSHEFGKFLIEQRYDCIF encoded by the coding sequence ATGGAAGAAACAAACGGAATTACAATTAGAACGGATATCTGTCCTGGAGATTTAGGAACGATTATTTACTTGCATGGTATTTTATATAAAGATGAATACAATTACGGTATTTCTTTTGAATCAATTGTGGCTACAGGATTGAGTGAATTCTATAATTCGTATAATCCTGAAAAGGAACGGATATGGATTATTGAAGATAATAGTAAAATAGTAGGATGCCTTCTCTTGAAAAACCGTGGAGAAACAGCTCAATTAAGATATTTTGTTTTAGCACCCGAATATCGAGGATTGGGATTGGGCAATCGTTTGATGCAAAAGTTTATGGAGTTTGCTAAAGACTGTCAATATAAAGATGCTTATCTGTGGACTACTAATGATTTAGATACTGCTCATCGCTTATATAAGAAATACGGCATTACATTGACAGAAGAGAAACCATCTCATGAATTTGGCAAATTTCTTATCGAGCAACGATATGATTGTATTTTTTAA
- a CDS encoding GNAT family N-acetyltransferase encodes MKNNRMNFIVAKTKEQIAFCKDILFAFRTNLNDTTYMDLLMKMIEDERFKLVYIPADDNMRAVAFIGYRVMHTLRTSWMIYVDDLYTDPEHRGRGYAGALLDYVDQQATEAGIQSVHLDSGYELSDAHRLYFNKGYALTCNHFGKRIDLSI; translated from the coding sequence ATGAAGAATAATCGTATGAATTTTATAGTAGCTAAAACGAAGGAACAAATTGCATTTTGTAAAGATATACTTTTTGCATTCAGAACTAATCTTAATGACACGACCTATATGGACCTGTTAATGAAAATGATCGAAGATGAACGGTTCAAGCTGGTATATATACCAGCAGATGATAATATGAGGGCTGTGGCCTTTATCGGTTACAGAGTCATGCACACCCTCAGAACAAGTTGGATGATTTACGTTGACGATCTATACACTGATCCGGAGCACAGAGGTAGGGGGTATGCTGGTGCCTTGCTTGATTATGTTGATCAACAGGCAACAGAAGCGGGTATCCAATCTGTTCATCTGGATAGCGGCTATGAATTATCTGATGCACACAGGCTTTATTTTAACAAGGGGTATGCATTAACTTGCAACCATTTTGGAAAACGAATAGATCTATCCATTTAA
- a CDS encoding FMN-dependent NADH-azoreductase, translating into MSKILIINASARNERSISRYMTSVFVDCWKEMHSNDIIVYREVGQEDIPHVTEKWIVGAFKPSELRNAEDVEALRVSDKLVAELKGADIIVLGTPMYNWSIPSALKAYIDQVLRVNETILISKEDPKNPYKGLLKDKKVFLLMVRSNIGYEPGEFYEHMDFQTNYLKTVFRIMGIEDIEHVALNGVGLKEEALLLARQKVEQLINNQHEE; encoded by the coding sequence ATGAGCAAAATATTAATTATAAATGCAAGTGCCCGTAATGAACGCTCTATAAGCAGATATATGACGAGTGTATTCGTTGATTGCTGGAAAGAAATGCACTCAAATGATATCATCGTCTATCGAGAGGTTGGACAAGAGGATATTCCTCACGTCACTGAAAAATGGATCGTTGGAGCCTTTAAACCATCTGAATTAAGGAATGCTGAAGATGTTGAGGCACTGCGTGTGAGCGATAAGCTAGTTGCAGAACTGAAGGGTGCCGATATTATTGTACTGGGGACACCAATGTATAATTGGTCAATACCTAGTGCACTAAAAGCGTATATAGATCAAGTATTGCGGGTAAATGAAACGATTCTGATTAGTAAAGAGGATCCAAAAAATCCATATAAGGGATTGTTGAAAGATAAAAAGGTTTTTCTATTGATGGTTCGTAGCAACATTGGATATGAACCTGGTGAATTCTATGAACATATGGATTTTCAGACCAATTATCTGAAGACAGTATTTCGTATTATGGGCATAGAAGATATTGAGCACGTTGCACTGAATGGCGTAGGGCTAAAAGAAGAAGCATTGCTATTAGCTAGGCAAAAAGTTGAACAGTTAATAAATAACCAACATGAAGAATAA
- a CDS encoding carboxymuconolactone decarboxylase family protein has product MSNRLNIKELIPNSYQIITELSQFVANAGIDKLQQELIKIRASQINGCAYCMSMHSEEALKCGEDPKRLHVLSAWREAKNWFSKEDQVILKLTEEITLIAAGGLSDQTYEEATTLFGEEMTAKLIMAVININALNRIGLSLSMHPF; this is encoded by the coding sequence ATGTCAAATAGATTAAATATTAAGGAACTGATTCCTAATTCCTATCAAATTATAACAGAATTATCGCAATTTGTGGCAAATGCTGGAATCGATAAATTACAACAGGAGCTTATCAAAATACGAGCTTCTCAAATCAATGGATGTGCATATTGCATGAGTATGCATAGCGAAGAAGCCCTGAAATGTGGCGAAGACCCTAAAAGATTACATGTTTTAAGTGCATGGAGAGAAGCCAAGAATTGGTTCAGTAAAGAAGATCAGGTTATTTTGAAATTGACAGAAGAAATTACTTTAATCGCTGCTGGTGGTTTGAGCGATCAAACCTATGAGGAGGCAACGACACTTTTTGGAGAGGAAATGACGGCTAAATTGATAATGGCGGTGATCAATATAAATGCACTGAACCGTATTGGTCTTTCTTTAAGTATGCATCCTTTTTAA
- a CDS encoding PLP-dependent aminotransferase family protein: MLPYKNLFIIDKNSPIAIFKQIATQFIRLIQEGKLLPGTALPSTRTLAFDLELHRKTIVAAYELLVSEDWVVSLLRKGFIVSPHLPIVKPRSYHSNRMAAYEADPGFQYKKLTDIIYPSSSSKKTDIVIDDGLPDIALLPTEAMFRQYKRTLDYPSLKRMSLGWDLEGTTNFKNALCGFLNQTRGIDIRTENLLTTRGAQMAIYVAASLIIQPGDKVIVSEPSYMFANMIFENFGAELIRVPVDDHGMCTHMVEELLIKHDIKLLYVIPHHHHPTTVTMSVERRNHLLKLIRDNKLAVIEDDYDYDCQFQYDPYLPLASGNHEGNIIYIGSLTKVLGTPFRLGYLIAAERFIHAAAKKRLLIDLRGDVFTEQVVSGLIESGDLTRLIQKANRLYRQRCHFLADLLTSQLGEVTEFKRPNGGMAVWLRFHPNVQLTKIIEKTSSKGLKISGSVYNQGSHAQYNAFRFGFASLHEEQLEKAVDILRTSINKLK, translated from the coding sequence ATGCTTCCTTATAAAAATCTATTCATTATAGATAAAAACAGTCCTATAGCTATTTTTAAACAAATTGCTACGCAGTTTATTCGTCTTATACAGGAAGGGAAGCTTTTGCCAGGCACAGCATTACCAAGCACTCGAACACTCGCATTTGATCTGGAATTACATCGAAAAACTATTGTCGCTGCTTATGAACTATTAGTTTCAGAAGATTGGGTAGTCAGCTTGTTACGCAAAGGCTTTATCGTATCTCCCCATTTACCTATTGTAAAGCCACGATCCTACCATTCCAACCGGATGGCAGCATACGAAGCCGATCCAGGGTTTCAGTATAAAAAACTTACTGATATTATTTATCCTTCATCGTCCTCAAAAAAAACGGACATTGTGATAGACGATGGTCTTCCTGATATTGCATTACTTCCAACAGAAGCAATGTTTAGGCAATACAAAAGAACATTGGATTACCCTTCTTTAAAAAGAATGAGTTTAGGTTGGGACCTAGAAGGAACAACAAACTTTAAAAATGCTCTTTGCGGTTTTTTAAACCAGACACGTGGAATTGATATTCGGACGGAGAACCTACTTACGACAAGAGGGGCACAGATGGCGATCTACGTTGCAGCTTCACTCATTATTCAACCAGGGGATAAAGTGATTGTTAGCGAGCCTAGTTATATGTTCGCCAATATGATCTTTGAAAATTTTGGAGCTGAATTGATTCGTGTTCCCGTAGACGATCATGGCATGTGTACCCATATGGTAGAAGAATTGCTTATCAAACATGACATCAAATTACTTTATGTCATTCCACACCATCATCATCCGACTACTGTGACCATGAGCGTAGAACGGCGAAATCATTTGCTAAAGTTAATCCGAGATAATAAGCTTGCAGTAATTGAAGATGATTATGACTATGATTGCCAGTTTCAATACGATCCTTACTTACCCTTAGCCAGTGGCAATCACGAAGGCAATATAATTTACATTGGATCATTAACGAAAGTACTTGGCACCCCTTTCCGTCTAGGCTACCTGATTGCTGCTGAAAGATTCATACATGCCGCAGCTAAGAAGCGGTTACTAATCGACTTAAGAGGTGATGTTTTTACTGAACAAGTGGTTTCTGGTCTAATAGAAAGCGGTGATCTAACAAGATTGATCCAAAAGGCAAATAGACTTTATCGTCAACGCTGTCACTTTTTAGCAGATTTATTAACTTCACAACTAGGTGAAGTTACTGAATTCAAGAGACCAAATGGAGGAATGGCAGTGTGGCTGCGATTCCATCCAAATGTTCAATTGACAAAGATTATTGAAAAAACTTCTTCCAAGGGATTAAAGATCAGTGGTAGCGTATACAATCAAGGTAGCCATGCACAATACAATGCTTTCAGATTTGGTTTTGCCTCTCTTCATGAAGAGCAATTGGAGAAAGCTGTAGATATCTTAAGAACATCCATTAACAAATTAAAATAA
- a CDS encoding DUF2938 domain-containing protein: MNTFFELIIFSIVIGIGATIVMDVYGLIMRLLFNIPPLDMGLVGRWIGHFKHGVFSHRTILQAENIKGERIIGWIAHYLIGISFAFLLLLIWGVAWVYKPTFLPALAIGVLTTIAPWFMMQPAFGFGIAASKTPNPSQARFRSLKAHTIYGIGLYLSAVLLSMIIS; the protein is encoded by the coding sequence ATGAATACCTTTTTTGAACTGATCATTTTTTCAATAGTAATAGGCATTGGAGCCACTATAGTTATGGACGTCTATGGTTTGATCATGCGGCTTTTGTTTAACATACCACCTTTAGATATGGGGCTTGTAGGTAGATGGATTGGTCATTTTAAGCATGGCGTATTTTCTCATAGAACCATTTTACAAGCAGAAAACATTAAGGGTGAACGGATCATTGGATGGATCGCTCATTATTTGATCGGGATTTCTTTTGCTTTCCTACTTTTACTGATCTGGGGTGTAGCATGGGTATACAAACCAACCTTTTTACCTGCCTTAGCTATTGGTGTTTTAACGACCATAGCACCATGGTTCATGATGCAACCGGCATTTGGTTTTGGGATTGCCGCTTCCAAAACACCCAATCCCTCACAGGCTAGGTTCAGAAGCTTGAAAGCCCATACTATTTATGGAATTGGATTGTATCTGTCAGCTGTATTACTTAGTATGATTATTTCATAG
- a CDS encoding NAD(P)/FAD-dependent oxidoreductase, whose amino-acid sequence MITRRKFIAQSGLLTSALAISGTVMSFSALNKGIENQTFDVIIIGGSYAGLSAAMALGRSLRKVLLIDSGLPCNRQAPHAHNFITQDGEMPKNIANKAKTQVLNYETVTFHEDIAIQVRRSGDTFELMTQLGKTFSTKKMLFATGLKDIMPPIPGFSDCWAKSILHCPYCHGYEVKNQETGILGNSNLAFHYAQLVSNLTDKLTIFTNGKSVFSAEQYQLIQRNKIRIIEQEVLAIEHHNGQLSSILLKDGSVNQLKALYARPSVEQHCKIPIELSCELTDQGLLKLDNFQQTTVPGIYACGDNSAFRSIATAVSSGSQAGATINMALSTEIFNFK is encoded by the coding sequence ATGATTACACGAAGAAAATTTATTGCACAAAGCGGTTTACTTACTTCTGCACTAGCTATATCTGGAACAGTTATGTCCTTTTCAGCTTTAAATAAAGGGATTGAAAATCAGACTTTTGATGTCATCATTATTGGTGGTAGCTATGCAGGTCTTTCTGCTGCAATGGCTTTAGGTCGTTCTTTGCGTAAAGTTCTCCTTATTGATAGTGGATTGCCGTGTAACAGACAAGCCCCACACGCGCATAATTTCATCACTCAGGATGGAGAGATGCCAAAAAATATTGCGAATAAAGCTAAAACACAGGTGCTGAATTACGAAACGGTTACCTTTCACGAAGATATTGCTATTCAAGTAAGAAGGAGCGGAGATACATTTGAACTTATGACGCAATTGGGAAAGACATTTTCAACGAAAAAAATGTTATTTGCCACAGGCTTAAAAGATATTATGCCGCCTATCCCTGGATTTTCTGACTGCTGGGCAAAATCTATTTTACATTGTCCATACTGTCATGGTTATGAAGTTAAAAATCAGGAAACAGGTATTTTAGGAAATAGTAATTTGGCCTTTCATTATGCACAGCTCGTATCAAATCTCACCGATAAGTTAACCATTTTTACCAATGGAAAGTCCGTATTCAGTGCAGAGCAGTATCAGTTGATCCAAAGAAATAAAATCCGGATTATAGAACAAGAAGTACTTGCCATAGAACATCATAACGGACAGCTTTCTAGTATTCTTTTAAAAGATGGTTCCGTAAATCAATTGAAAGCACTCTATGCCAGACCCTCTGTTGAGCAACATTGTAAAATTCCCATTGAATTGAGCTGTGAACTTACAGATCAGGGATTATTAAAACTAGACAACTTTCAGCAAACTACAGTTCCTGGGATATATGCGTGTGGTGATAATTCAGCATTCCGCTCTATTGCAACAGCTGTTTCGTCTGGTTCGCAGGCAGGTGCTACTATTAATATGGCGCTATCAACAGAAATTTTTAATTTTAAATAA
- the trxB gene encoding thioredoxin-disulfide reductase produces METTKCLIIGSGPAGYTAAIYASRSALYPILFSGLQIGGQLIQTTDVDNFPGYPQGVQGGALMEDLKLQSERFGTRIVNEEIQNINFNERPFKVTTGTGEQFLSETIIIATGATAKWLGLHNEAEYNGRGVSACATCDGFFYRGKEVVVVGGGDTAMEEAIFLANLVKKVYLLVRKDKFKASKIMQERLKNLDNVEVLFNTQLIHILGDGDSINGAKIYDSSTDTEAILRVEGIFIAIGHTPNTKIFEKDILLDDLGYIKTIPGTSKTNISGVFACGDVQDREYRQAITAAGSGCIAAMDATHYLSTRVNKNGIFCVASNIEISTIISKDGINCIYQ; encoded by the coding sequence ATGGAAACAACAAAATGTTTAATTATTGGGTCGGGTCCTGCAGGGTATACTGCAGCCATTTATGCTTCAAGATCAGCATTATACCCGATATTATTTTCTGGACTTCAAATTGGAGGACAATTAATACAAACGACGGATGTAGACAATTTCCCGGGGTATCCTCAAGGTGTTCAGGGAGGAGCACTTATGGAAGATCTGAAACTTCAATCGGAAAGATTTGGAACCAGAATTGTAAATGAAGAAATCCAGAATATCAATTTTAACGAACGTCCATTTAAAGTAACAACAGGCACTGGTGAACAATTTTTATCAGAAACAATTATTATAGCAACAGGGGCAACCGCAAAATGGTTAGGACTGCATAATGAAGCTGAATATAATGGAAGAGGAGTCTCGGCCTGTGCTACTTGTGATGGTTTTTTTTACAGAGGTAAAGAGGTCGTTGTAGTAGGTGGTGGAGATACCGCCATGGAGGAAGCTATTTTCTTGGCTAATTTAGTTAAGAAAGTATATTTACTGGTTCGGAAGGATAAGTTCAAAGCCTCTAAAATAATGCAGGAACGCCTGAAAAATTTAGATAATGTTGAGGTGTTGTTTAATACACAACTCATCCATATTCTTGGTGATGGTGATAGTATAAATGGGGCTAAAATATATGATAGCAGTACAGATACAGAAGCCATCCTACGAGTAGAAGGTATATTTATTGCTATTGGTCATACCCCAAATACCAAGATTTTTGAAAAAGATATTTTACTAGATGATTTGGGCTATATAAAAACTATACCTGGCACATCAAAGACCAATATTTCAGGTGTATTCGCTTGCGGAGATGTACAAGATCGTGAATATCGACAAGCTATCACTGCAGCTGGTTCAGGATGTATCGCTGCAATGGATGCGACACACTATCTATCTACCAGAGTCAATAAAAACGGTATTTTCTGTGTAGCGTCCAATATCGAAATTTCAACTATTATCTCTAAGGATGGTATCAACTGTATTTATCAATGA
- a CDS encoding thioredoxin family protein — translation MNDSNTFKNIERPLLLQFSAAWCGPCKMLTPIVNQVEQKINDLADVRRIDVDEEGELSIKFSIRAVPTLVLLDKNGTIFWRHTGLISEQDLIQQIERLK, via the coding sequence ATGAATGATTCAAATACTTTCAAAAATATTGAAAGACCACTACTACTACAATTTTCTGCGGCATGGTGCGGTCCGTGCAAGATGTTAACCCCTATCGTAAATCAAGTAGAACAAAAAATAAATGATTTAGCAGATGTAAGACGAATAGATGTTGATGAAGAAGGCGAGCTATCAATTAAATTTTCTATACGGGCGGTTCCTACGCTCGTGCTTTTAGATAAAAATGGTACTATCTTTTGGAGACACACCGGATTGATATCAGAACAAGATCTCATACAACAAATTGAGCGTCTGAAATAA
- a CDS encoding thioredoxin domain-containing protein — protein MVNSENKIQSVEDLNLLQFYTKRCQSSMMMKPILETIIQKWLDWLATKQIAVNREQISSSQYHIYDIPNFVVLKNNKDCGKKWECYQQVLSLQCYSY, from the coding sequence ATGGTAAATTCAGAAAATAAAATTCAGAGTGTTGAAGATCTAAATCTTTTACAATTTTATACAAAGCGGTGTCAATCGAGTATGATGATGAAACCAATTTTGGAAACGATCATCCAAAAGTGGCTTGATTGGTTAGCGACCAAGCAAATCGCCGTTAACAGAGAACAAATAAGTTCCAGTCAATATCATATATATGATATTCCAAATTTTGTCGTACTCAAAAACAACAAGGATTGTGGAAAAAAATGGGAATGCTATCAGCAAGTTCTTTCTCTGCAATGTTATTCTTATTAA
- a CDS encoding helix-turn-helix domain-containing protein encodes MNNPSKIKEINNAQEFKKFYLEDVHYSYCAECNDIEYAHGSGFLEIVALEDIQKLQNQHVGHQVRRKFYSIILLTSGEVAENIGHQHYHFGPQSMYFIPENQIHSIESWSEDLKGMLCMFDADYFLLCIKHQIKLNQFPFFQLDKVPFVNLSDRETQMMQHLFWKLNLEKCQKKTFNDDLLVRMFLNIILLEAERIYNDKSIAETFNLSRKEQLVAQFQLLVNRHFLEKKQVTAYAEMLNVHPHYLNDVVKEISGFSASYFIHKQLIQEAKSRLLQTNSTVSMIASELNFVDDSYFGRFFKKLTGLSPLQFRKQHKHH; translated from the coding sequence ATGAACAACCCTTCTAAAATCAAAGAAATTAATAATGCTCAGGAATTCAAGAAATTTTATCTTGAGGATGTTCATTATTCCTATTGTGCCGAATGTAATGATATTGAATATGCACACGGTAGTGGTTTTCTTGAAATTGTCGCTTTAGAAGATATTCAGAAATTACAAAACCAACATGTCGGGCATCAGGTTCGGAGAAAATTTTACAGCATTATTCTCTTGACTTCGGGTGAGGTAGCAGAAAATATCGGACATCAACACTATCATTTTGGTCCGCAAAGCATGTATTTTATTCCTGAAAATCAGATTCATTCCATTGAATCGTGGAGTGAAGACCTAAAAGGAATGCTCTGTATGTTTGATGCAGATTATTTCCTGCTTTGCATTAAACATCAGATCAAGCTTAACCAATTTCCATTCTTTCAACTGGATAAAGTTCCCTTTGTAAATCTTTCTGATCGGGAAACACAAATGATGCAGCATCTGTTTTGGAAGTTGAATCTTGAAAAATGCCAGAAAAAGACGTTTAACGATGATCTGCTTGTCAGAATGTTTTTAAATATTATCCTTTTGGAAGCTGAGCGTATTTATAACGATAAAAGTATAGCAGAAACATTTAATCTTTCTCGTAAAGAGCAATTGGTCGCTCAATTTCAACTTTTGGTCAATCGGCACTTTCTTGAAAAAAAACAAGTGACAGCATATGCCGAAATGTTGAATGTTCATCCCCATTACTTAAATGATGTAGTAAAAGAGATTTCTGGATTTTCAGCAAGTTATTTTATTCACAAACAGCTCATACAAGAAGCAAAATCTCGTTTGTTGCAAACCAATAGTACAGTATCTATGATTGCTTCAGAGCTTAATTTCGTAGACGACTCTTATTTTGGACGCTTTTTTAAAAAACTCACCGGACTTAGTCCTTTACAATTTCGCAAACAACACAAACATCACTAA
- a CDS encoding DUF418 domain-containing protein, with amino-acid sequence MKQRIIGFDLARAYAIFGMFIVNFNIVFGNAKDDSFLGKFLGLFSGNSSTVFVMLAGMGVALMSNRIKEYSAEDRSHLRLTLIKRAAFLFVFGLLFSFWWSADILHLYGCYILIASAILFLDKKLFLIIAIITITVFHVLLMLIPYETGWNLNNLTYLDLWTFKGFLRNTFYNGWNPIFPWFSYFAIGMFLGRLHWTDVALHKKVIITGAALYITIEIMQYVVENTATNPQVIEFFTADYIPPLFPFLLSTTGFGLVIIGFFMLIGERYANKKWAINLAKTGQMTLTHYVIHLTVGLLLISIWRGEHTGWSSPLFVLLVSSLFFVASFYFSIYWTKKYQRGPLESLMRRIAA; translated from the coding sequence ATGAAGCAAAGAATTATCGGTTTCGATCTAGCGCGTGCTTACGCCATTTTTGGAATGTTTATCGTCAATTTTAACATTGTCTTTGGTAACGCTAAGGATGATAGTTTTTTAGGAAAGTTTTTGGGGCTATTTAGTGGTAATTCCAGTACGGTGTTTGTCATGCTTGCAGGTATGGGGGTTGCTTTAATGAGTAATCGTATCAAGGAGTATAGTGCTGAAGATCGTAGCCATCTTCGACTTACACTTATAAAAAGAGCTGCTTTTTTATTTGTTTTTGGCTTGTTATTTTCATTTTGGTGGTCAGCAGATATATTGCACCTGTATGGATGTTATATATTGATCGCTTCTGCTATCCTTTTTCTTGATAAAAAACTCTTCCTGATTATTGCAATAATCACAATAACCGTTTTCCATGTACTGTTGATGCTCATTCCTTATGAAACAGGTTGGAATCTTAATAATTTAACTTATCTAGATTTATGGACGTTTAAAGGCTTCTTACGAAATACATTCTATAATGGCTGGAACCCCATATTTCCATGGTTCTCTTATTTTGCCATAGGCATGTTTTTGGGTCGTTTACACTGGACCGATGTAGCATTGCATAAGAAGGTAATTATTACTGGAGCAGCACTCTATATAACGATAGAAATTATGCAATATGTAGTAGAAAATACAGCAACCAATCCCCAAGTTATTGAATTTTTTACTGCAGATTATATCCCACCACTTTTTCCATTTTTATTGAGCACTACCGGTTTTGGTCTGGTAATTATTGGTTTTTTTATGTTGATAGGAGAGCGCTATGCCAATAAAAAATGGGCAATAAATCTTGCAAAAACAGGACAAATGACCCTTACCCATTATGTGATCCATCTGACAGTGGGACTATTATTAATTTCAATATGGCGGGGTGAACATACAGGATGGAGCTCACCACTTTTTGTGCTTCTAGTTTCTTCGTTGTTCTTTGTGGCTAGCTTCTATTTTAGTATCTATTGGACCAAGAAATATCAACGTGGTCCTTTGGAAAGCTTAATGCGGAGAATTGCGGCTTAA
- a CDS encoding Crp/Fnr family transcriptional regulator — protein MNLYYQKLEQFIETLDEQTLRAVEDISIEKTFKKGDFILKQGDICKFSFTIIDGVARKFYNGDKKEMTTEFYFADDVALSFNSYLLQKPSEEVIECVTDLRVKCISRDNFQKVKQSFPKLVEYDLLFTEMYAAWLEERLFDFNVLSATERYTKLIQMSPKYFHQIKLTHIASYLGISLETLSRIRSRI, from the coding sequence ATGAACTTGTACTACCAAAAGCTCGAACAATTTATAGAAACACTAGATGAACAGACTTTACGAGCTGTGGAAGATATATCCATTGAAAAGACCTTTAAAAAGGGTGATTTCATTTTAAAACAGGGAGACATATGTAAATTTAGCTTTACCATAATAGATGGGGTTGCAAGAAAATTCTACAATGGAGATAAAAAAGAGATGACCACAGAATTTTACTTTGCAGATGATGTAGCACTTTCTTTTAATAGTTATCTATTGCAAAAACCAAGTGAAGAGGTAATTGAATGTGTGACGGACCTCCGTGTGAAATGTATTTCTCGTGATAATTTTCAAAAAGTTAAGCAGTCATTTCCTAAATTGGTCGAGTATGATTTGTTATTTACCGAAATGTATGCCGCATGGCTTGAGGAAAGATTGTTTGATTTTAATGTGTTGAGTGCTACTGAGCGCTACACAAAATTAATTCAAATGTCTCCGAAGTATTTTCATCAAATTAAACTTACTCATATTGCTTCTTATCTAGGCATTTCTCTCGAAACCTTAAGTAGGATTCGTTCCAGGATCTGA